Proteins from one Methanofastidiosum sp. genomic window:
- a CDS encoding XTP/dITP diphosphatase: MKELYFITGNKGKFKEAKEKLKHLDIELIQSNMGYPEIQASELKEIALFGINFCSERLKSPFFLEDSGLFIEELNSFPGPYSRYVQDTIGNEGILKLLLGIKNRSAYFKSTVGLYEDGPRLFEGVSRGTIANEIKGEGGFGYDPIFIPEEASKTFGEMTTREKNCFSHRGKALDIMVKYLENGVE; this comes from the coding sequence ATGAAAGAACTGTATTTTATCACCGGAAATAAAGGAAAATTCAAAGAAGCTAAGGAAAAACTGAAACACCTCGATATTGAACTAATACAATCTAATATGGGATATCCAGAGATTCAAGCTTCGGAACTAAAGGAAATAGCCTTATTTGGGATTAATTTTTGCAGCGAAAGGCTTAAAAGTCCCTTCTTTTTAGAAGACTCGGGACTGTTCATAGAAGAACTAAACAGCTTTCCTGGACCGTACTCAAGGTATGTCCAAGATACCATCGGGAACGAAGGCATCTTAAAACTTCTATTAGGGATAAAAAATAGGAGTGCTTACTTCAAATCTACAGTGGGACTATACGAAGATGGACCACGTTTATTTGAAGGAGTTTCAAGAGGAACTATCGCAAATGAAATAAAAGGCGAGGGAGGATTTGGATATGATCCTATATTTATTCCCGAAGAAGCCTCAAAAACATTTGGGGAGATGACTACTAGAGAAAAAAACTGTTTCTCTCATAGAGGTAAAGCTCTTGATATTATGGTCAAATACCTTGAAAATGGAGTTGAATAA
- a CDS encoding 30S ribosomal protein S15, with protein sequence MARMHSRKRGKSGSKKPARTSMPHWVDKRPEEVVDLVVTMSKEGHGPSMIGIILRDQHGIPDVRLIAGKSINELLKENNLQSDYPEDLFNLIARAVNLRKHLELNPKDLHSTRGLNLIESKIRRLGKYYAEKGRIPKDWRYHPEKAQLIVR encoded by the coding sequence ATGGCAAGAATGCATTCGAGAAAAAGAGGAAAATCTGGTTCAAAAAAACCAGCAAGAACATCGATGCCACATTGGGTTGACAAAAGGCCAGAAGAGGTTGTTGATTTAGTAGTAACTATGTCAAAAGAAGGTCATGGACCTAGCATGATAGGCATTATATTAAGGGACCAACATGGGATTCCTGATGTAAGACTTATAGCTGGGAAGAGTATTAACGAATTATTAAAAGAGAATAATCTCCAAAGTGACTACCCTGAAGACCTTTTCAATCTTATAGCTAGAGCCGTCAACTTACGAAAGCATCTAGAGCTTAATCCAAAGGATCTCCACTCAACGAGAGGATTAAATCTTATTGAGTCAAAAATTAGAAGACTTGGAAAATATTATGCTGAAAAAGGCAGAATTCCAAAAGATTGGAGATACCACCCAGAAAAGGCTCAGCTAATTGTAAGATAA
- a CDS encoding 30S ribosomal protein S13 translates to MDEEVKGIVRVLGTNIMGNDIFEVGILKIRGVGPVMARAVAQVAGISSKTKVGNIPPEKIKIIETIIENPINNGIPVWLVNRRKDFETGENVHVVGPKLLMSLREDLNRMKKMKSYKGVRHQLGLPVRGQRTKSSFRKGTSLGVQRKKAAR, encoded by the coding sequence ATGGATGAAGAAGTAAAAGGTATTGTTCGTGTACTAGGTACAAACATAATGGGAAACGACATCTTTGAAGTTGGCATATTGAAAATAAGAGGTGTCGGACCAGTTATGGCTAGGGCTGTAGCCCAAGTGGCAGGTATATCTTCAAAGACTAAAGTAGGGAATATACCTCCAGAGAAGATAAAGATAATTGAGACGATTATTGAGAACCCTATAAACAATGGTATTCCAGTATGGCTTGTTAATAGAAGAAAGGATTTTGAGACCGGCGAGAATGTACATGTCGTTGGACCAAAATTATTAATGTCATTAAGGGAAGACCTAAACAGGATGAAGAAGATGAAGAGTTACAAGGGCGTTAGACATCAACTTGGCCTGCCTGTAAGGGGGCAAAGAACAAAATCTTCATTTAGAAAAGGAACCTCATTAGGCGTACAGAGAAAGAAGGCAGCAAGGTGA
- a CDS encoding glycosyltransferase family 39 protein, which produces MAWSEMKNIKYFLIPITLIAILAICETFPLYNRFSYPLSWDIWYHMRIVENFSNGYFTFDPVSFGPEGRIHTYPPLFHILLFGLYKLLSLGGLSVIAAARIMPVILFPLSAISTFLLINKFYGKEVALLSSFFVLIIPVSLDRGIIASPQSLALVLIPLGFLTYLLGLKDRKYLYVSGILSSAIFYTHGLSFIVFFLSIIVFTFLLYVVNRENKLVNFFIFTLITIIISSPWIIQLLNHGIASNIPYGGIFKLSFYPVKLGYITMALSIPGAVFLMLRKREEDLMLISWGAVAFLLSRNYLTSLDLLPFRFVEFLAYPLAFYCSFAILEFTKDKKREAVLGAIIGIMIISSFPAAEYVSKVKPMLGNEEYSAFSYLSENSVYSDFTVASSWFTSPIIGKVSGLKTIEGGYSSGSWDYVKRSQDINSLYSGNYSVMDTYSIKYIYLGPREIAEFKNSENHLNTSTVDKLYSTDKTSLYIFWGDYYK; this is translated from the coding sequence ATGGCATGGTCGGAAATGAAAAATATAAAATATTTTCTTATTCCTATAACTCTCATAGCTATACTTGCAATATGCGAAACTTTTCCTCTTTACAACAGATTTTCTTATCCTCTTTCGTGGGATATATGGTACCACATGCGAATTGTAGAAAACTTCTCTAACGGATACTTTACTTTTGATCCAGTCTCTTTTGGTCCTGAAGGGAGAATCCATACATATCCCCCTCTTTTCCATATTTTATTATTTGGCTTATACAAACTATTAAGTCTCGGAGGATTATCTGTTATTGCCGCAGCGAGGATAATGCCAGTAATACTATTCCCATTATCTGCAATTTCAACATTTCTACTGATAAACAAGTTTTATGGTAAAGAGGTAGCACTTCTGTCATCGTTTTTTGTACTTATCATACCAGTTTCACTCGATAGAGGGATAATAGCCTCTCCACAATCACTTGCCCTAGTATTAATCCCTCTGGGTTTTCTTACATATCTACTGGGCTTAAAAGACAGAAAATATTTATATGTTTCAGGAATCTTATCTTCGGCTATTTTTTATACGCATGGACTCTCATTCATAGTATTTTTTCTTTCAATTATTGTATTCACATTTCTTTTGTATGTAGTTAATAGGGAAAACAAACTAGTTAATTTTTTCATTTTTACACTAATAACAATAATTATCTCATCTCCTTGGATTATTCAACTTCTAAATCATGGTATAGCCTCAAACATACCCTATGGCGGTATTTTCAAGTTGTCCTTTTATCCGGTGAAACTTGGTTATATAACAATGGCATTGTCAATACCTGGAGCAGTTTTTCTAATGCTAAGAAAAAGAGAAGAAGACTTGATGTTAATATCATGGGGGGCTGTAGCTTTCTTACTCTCGAGGAATTACCTAACAAGCCTGGACCTTCTTCCATTCAGATTTGTAGAATTTTTAGCTTATCCTCTAGCTTTCTATTGTTCTTTTGCCATATTAGAATTTACCAAGGATAAGAAGAGGGAAGCTGTACTCGGTGCAATAATTGGTATCATGATTATCTCTTCTTTTCCTGCTGCAGAATATGTTTCAAAGGTCAAACCTATGTTAGGAAATGAAGAATATTCAGCCTTTTCTTATTTAAGTGAAAATTCAGTATACAGTGATTTTACAGTTGCCTCTTCTTGGTTTACTTCACCTATTATTGGGAAAGTTTCAGGATTAAAGACTATCGAAGGAGGATATTCTTCAGGTAGTTGGGATTATGTTAAGAGAAGTCAGGATATTAACTCCCTTTATTCCGGTAATTACTCCGTTATGGATACGTATAGTATAAAGTATATTTACCTCGGCCCAAGAGAAATTGCAGAGTTTAAAAATAGTGAAAACCATTTAAATACTTCTACGGTTGATAAGTTATACAGCACAGATAAAACCTCTCTGTACATATTCTGGGGTGATTATTATAAATAA
- a CDS encoding cyclic 2,3-diphosphoglycerate synthase yields the protein MKKKVIIMGAAGRDFHDFNTYFRDNPKYEVVCFTATQIPDIDDRVYPKELAGSLYPKGIPIYSENRLRELIKRYKVDKVFLSYSDISHNYAMDKASIVLSSCADFSILGPKSVMLISKKPVISICAVRTGSGKSPTTRKVRDILKKMGLKVVVVRHPMPYGNLLKSAVQRFETYSDMEKADCTIEEREEYEPHIENGTVVFAGVDYEKILREAEKEADVILWDGGNNDLPFFKPDLHIVLADPLRAGQELTYHPGETNAMMADVIIINKIDSATEEQVETIKRNIQKINPTAIIIEAKSPVFVENPELIEGKKVLVVEDGPTLTHGNMSFGAGTVAAKNYKAGEIIDPRHWAINSIKDIFDNFKQLGKVLPAMGYSREQIEELETTINNVPCDTVIVGTPINIGKLMKLNKPLVRVTYSVEEVGKPDLIDILKSFKEERGL from the coding sequence ATGAAGAAGAAAGTTATAATTATGGGGGCCGCCGGCAGAGATTTTCACGATTTTAATACATATTTTAGAGACAATCCAAAATATGAAGTTGTTTGTTTCACTGCAACACAAATACCAGACATCGATGATCGTGTTTATCCAAAAGAGTTGGCAGGGAGCCTGTATCCAAAAGGGATCCCAATATACTCTGAGAACAGATTGAGAGAGTTAATCAAGAGGTATAAAGTCGATAAAGTATTTTTATCATATAGCGATATTTCTCACAATTATGCTATGGACAAAGCATCTATAGTTCTTTCAAGCTGTGCAGATTTTTCTATTCTTGGACCAAAATCTGTAATGCTTATTTCAAAAAAACCTGTCATAAGCATATGTGCAGTAAGAACTGGAAGTGGTAAGAGCCCAACAACAAGAAAGGTTAGAGATATATTAAAAAAAATGGGATTGAAAGTTGTTGTTGTTAGACATCCAATGCCATATGGTAACTTATTGAAGAGTGCAGTGCAGCGATTTGAAACTTATTCAGATATGGAAAAGGCAGATTGTACTATTGAAGAGCGGGAAGAATATGAGCCTCATATTGAAAACGGCACAGTTGTATTTGCTGGTGTTGATTATGAAAAGATACTTAGAGAAGCCGAAAAAGAGGCAGACGTTATTCTTTGGGATGGAGGAAATAATGACCTTCCATTCTTCAAACCTGATTTGCATATAGTATTAGCTGATCCATTAAGAGCTGGTCAAGAACTTACTTATCATCCTGGCGAGACAAATGCAATGATGGCGGACGTAATCATAATAAATAAGATTGATTCTGCTACAGAAGAGCAAGTCGAAACCATTAAAAGAAATATCCAAAAAATAAACCCTACGGCGATTATAATCGAAGCAAAATCTCCTGTTTTTGTAGAAAATCCAGAACTAATTGAAGGAAAAAAAGTGTTGGTAGTTGAAGATGGGCCGACACTCACTCATGGCAATATGAGTTTTGGCGCAGGCACAGTAGCCGCAAAGAATTATAAAGCAGGAGAGATCATTGACCCAAGACATTGGGCGATTAATTCTATAAAAGACATATTCGATAATTTTAAACAACTTGGAAAAGTCTTACCTGCTATGGGTTACAGCAGAGAGCAGATAGAAGAGCTTGAAACAACAATAAATAACGTTCCTTGCGATACTGTAATCGTTGGGACCCCGATTAATATAGGTAAGCTCATGAAACTCAATAAACCACTAGTAAGAGTAACGTATTCAGTAGAAGAAGTAGGAAAACCTGATTTAATAGATATCTTAAAATCCTTTAAGGAAGAAAGAGGGCTTTAA
- a CDS encoding 30S ribosomal protein S4 — translation MGDPKKIRRKYDKPSHPWQKDRIDSENVLMKKYGLANKKEIWKALSFLRNVRRQARALLASHDEASMRQTTDLITMLQKYGILKDESTLEDVLTLSLEDILDRRLQSLVLRKGLAKTPKQARQFIVHKHILLNGAKVSIPSYLVPKAIENSIGYSSRSSLNDPSHPEVPKKTVIEEGN, via the coding sequence GTGGGAGATCCAAAAAAAATTAGACGTAAATATGATAAACCATCTCATCCATGGCAAAAAGATAGAATTGATTCTGAAAACGTATTGATGAAAAAATACGGACTTGCCAATAAAAAAGAGATATGGAAAGCTTTGAGTTTTCTTAGAAATGTAAGGAGACAGGCAAGAGCTCTATTAGCTAGCCACGATGAAGCATCAATGAGACAGACTACTGACCTTATCACTATGCTTCAGAAATATGGAATACTAAAAGACGAATCAACATTAGAAGATGTATTGACTTTATCTTTAGAGGATATCCTTGACAGAAGATTACAATCCCTAGTATTAAGAAAAGGATTGGCAAAAACACCAAAACAAGCAAGACAGTTTATTGTCCATAAACACATTCTGTTAAATGGCGCCAAAGTGTCAATTCCAAGTTATCTAGTTCCAAAAGCCATTGAAAATTCAATTGGATATTCTTCCAGATCATCCCTAAATGATCCAAGTCATCCAGAAGTCCCAAAAAAAACAGTAATTGAGGAGGGTAATTAA
- a CDS encoding carboxymuconolactone decarboxylase family protein, with product MTLNVEKTLKKIEDFYGEVPFILKEISKDEKDFVPSVQKLFHLMGSNKIFSPKETELFAIAGAVGHNGNHCLAFHIKQAINFGATEDEIFQVILIAALMGESSALAVGFRKLKEIENER from the coding sequence ATGACATTAAACGTTGAGAAAACATTAAAAAAAATAGAAGATTTCTATGGAGAGGTTCCTTTTATTCTAAAAGAGATATCAAAAGACGAAAAGGATTTCGTGCCATCAGTACAGAAACTTTTTCACCTTATGGGATCAAATAAGATTTTCTCACCAAAAGAAACTGAACTATTTGCAATAGCAGGTGCTGTTGGCCATAATGGTAATCACTGCCTTGCATTTCATATTAAACAAGCAATTAATTTTGGGGCTACTGAAGATGAGATATTTCAAGTTATTTTGATAGCGGCTCTGATGGGAGAATCTTCAGCACTTGCAGTTGGATTTAGAAAATTAAAGGAGATAGAAAATGAAAGATGA
- a CDS encoding arsenate reductase ArsC — MKKRILFICTHNANRSQIAEGFVNNLYSDRYEAHSAGMQPTEINLISIEIMKEIGINISKYKSKGIEGFLDKEFDYVVMLCDSSLGCPFFPGGKEYIHMNFEDPSIFKGNEEDIMASYRKLRDEIGKWIKETFIDSKN; from the coding sequence ATGAAAAAAAGAATACTTTTCATATGCACCCACAATGCAAATAGGTCTCAGATTGCCGAAGGATTTGTTAATAATCTTTACTCAGATAGATATGAAGCACACAGTGCAGGTATGCAACCTACTGAGATTAATCTAATCTCAATTGAAATAATGAAGGAAATTGGAATTAATATTTCTAAATACAAATCAAAAGGAATTGAAGGATTTTTGGATAAAGAATTTGACTATGTGGTAATGCTTTGTGACTCCTCACTAGGATGCCCATTTTTTCCAGGAGGAAAGGAATACATTCATATGAATTTTGAGGATCCTTCTATTTTCAAAGGAAATGAAGAAGATATAATGGCTTCATACAGAAAACTTAGGGATGAAATAGGAAAATGGATTAAGGAAACTTTTATTGATTCCAAGAACTAA
- a CDS encoding DNA-directed RNA polymerase subunit D codes for MEIEIFKKDDREIKFLVRGVSVSLVNALRRIFISEMPSMAVDYLKFYKNNSPVFDEIIAHRVGLIPLNNASEIYITPEECGCKEGCEKCSVTLSLEKSGPCTVYSRDLVSGDSDIYPMLEDIPITKLGEGQELKFDAVARIGTAEDHAKWQIANAAYKYVPKIEFNLDKCEFCEECVPKCPKEILYKEKDQIKVKDIYECTMCRACEEVCEQGVIKISYENDAFIFFVESYENMNVNDLVKEALDMLSTKLSNLKNLVENI; via the coding sequence ATGGAAATAGAGATATTCAAAAAAGACGACAGAGAAATAAAATTTTTAGTCAGAGGAGTTTCTGTGTCTTTAGTCAATGCTTTGAGACGTATATTTATTTCAGAAATGCCCTCAATGGCAGTTGACTATCTTAAGTTTTATAAAAATAATTCTCCAGTTTTTGATGAAATAATCGCACACAGAGTCGGTTTAATTCCCTTAAACAATGCATCCGAAATTTACATAACTCCTGAAGAATGTGGATGTAAAGAAGGGTGTGAAAAATGCTCAGTTACTTTATCTCTTGAAAAATCAGGACCATGTACTGTTTACTCAAGAGACTTAGTATCAGGCGATTCTGATATTTATCCAATGCTTGAAGACATACCAATTACCAAACTTGGTGAAGGTCAAGAATTGAAATTTGATGCAGTAGCTAGAATTGGAACAGCAGAAGACCATGCTAAATGGCAGATAGCCAACGCGGCTTACAAATATGTTCCAAAAATTGAATTCAATTTAGATAAATGTGAATTTTGTGAAGAATGTGTTCCTAAATGCCCTAAAGAGATTCTTTACAAGGAAAAAGATCAGATTAAAGTAAAAGATATTTATGAATGCACAATGTGTAGGGCGTGTGAAGAAGTCTGTGAGCAAGGTGTAATTAAAATATCTTATGAAAATGATGCATTTATATTCTTTGTTGAATCATATGAGAATATGAATGTCAATGATTTAGTTAAAGAGGCTTTGGACATGTTGTCCACAAAATTGAGCAATTTAAAAAATCTCGTTGAAAACATTTGA
- a CDS encoding 30S ribosomal protein S11 gives MPKEGGRWGVAHIYASYNNTLIHITDLTGAETISRVSGGMIVKTGKDESSPYAAMKAAAKAAEEAIEKGVVAVHIKVRAPGGNKAKTPGRGAQATIRSLTRAGLRIGKIEDATPIPHDGTRAKGGKRGRRV, from the coding sequence ATGCCAAAAGAAGGAGGAAGATGGGGGGTAGCACATATATACGCTTCATATAATAATACTCTTATTCATATCACTGACTTAACCGGTGCTGAAACTATAAGTAGAGTTTCAGGTGGTATGATAGTAAAAACAGGTAAAGATGAATCATCTCCTTATGCTGCAATGAAGGCAGCAGCAAAGGCAGCCGAGGAGGCTATAGAAAAAGGTGTAGTGGCAGTCCACATAAAGGTTAGAGCTCCAGGAGGAAATAAGGCAAAGACTCCGGGGAGAGGTGCTCAGGCAACTATTAGATCACTAACTAGAGCAGGGCTAAGAATTGGTAAAATAGAGGATGCTACACCTATACCTCATGATGGTACAAGAGCCAAAGGGGGCAAGAGAGGTAGAAGAGTATAA
- a CDS encoding carboxymuconolactone decarboxylase family protein produces the protein MKDELLRKIKEKYGEIPFITQEISKDEEYFVPRTKRVIHLMGGSALDTKTAELVAVGAAAALKTPFCLDVHIRNAINAGATVDELFNAIEISALISESSALGMSLREYRKVIDKMEG, from the coding sequence ATGAAAGATGAACTATTAAGAAAGATAAAAGAAAAATATGGAGAGATACCTTTTATCACTCAAGAAATATCAAAAGATGAGGAATATTTTGTTCCAAGAACAAAAAGAGTTATCCATCTTATGGGTGGAAGCGCATTGGATACAAAAACTGCAGAACTTGTTGCTGTCGGAGCAGCTGCAGCCTTAAAGACTCCTTTTTGTCTTGATGTACATATAAGAAATGCAATAAATGCTGGTGCAACTGTGGATGAGTTGTTTAATGCCATCGAGATAAGCGCCCTCATATCTGAATCTTCTGCCCTTGGTATGTCTTTAAGAGAATATAGGAAAGTCATTGATAAAATGGAGGGTTAA